One Micromonospora sp. FIMYZ51 genomic window carries:
- a CDS encoding YbaB/EbfC family nucleoid-associated protein, whose amino-acid sequence MAVESELRAMRVAAEQAAWQVDPSDLIGVGHDESHAVRVEVDHSDRVTKLEIAPRWSSMVGDGLAPAVLTAIQAAVEDRRAAWVRRVEERADTPAPNPASGPASTFSGGQLLPTGSGRATATASGLGPQRFEFAPAPDAAGQLEVMQQLVQQLRQTRDELRRYQENLRDQQQQEIVGRSGDHVTVRLTGGQITDVEFSQRWLRQQPGSQVLATETLHACRAAYQAAAERTAEMMAAFPAITALQPSGDPTALLRRLGLLT is encoded by the coding sequence ATGGCTGTCGAAAGTGAACTACGCGCTATGCGCGTCGCCGCCGAGCAGGCGGCCTGGCAGGTGGACCCGTCGGACCTCATCGGTGTGGGTCACGACGAGTCCCACGCCGTACGCGTCGAGGTCGACCACAGCGACCGGGTCACCAAGCTGGAAATCGCGCCACGGTGGTCGTCGATGGTGGGCGACGGCCTGGCGCCTGCGGTGCTCACGGCGATCCAGGCGGCGGTCGAGGACCGACGCGCGGCGTGGGTCCGTCGGGTCGAGGAACGCGCCGATACGCCGGCACCCAACCCGGCAAGCGGTCCGGCGTCCACGTTCAGCGGTGGGCAGCTGCTTCCGACGGGCAGCGGCCGGGCAACGGCCACGGCCAGCGGATTGGGGCCGCAACGGTTCGAGTTCGCCCCGGCGCCGGATGCCGCCGGCCAGTTGGAGGTCATGCAACAGCTGGTCCAGCAGCTCCGGCAGACCCGCGACGAGCTGCGGCGCTACCAGGAGAACCTGCGCGATCAGCAGCAGCAGGAGATCGTCGGCCGGTCCGGGGACCACGTCACGGTACGGCTCACCGGTGGGCAGATCACCGACGTCGAGTTCAGCCAGCGTTGGCTTCGGCAGCAGCCCGGGAGTCAGGTCCTCGCCACCGAGACGCTGCACGCCTGCCGCGCCGCCTATCAGGCCGCCGCCGAGCGTACCGCCGAGATGATGGCGGCGTTCCCGGCGATCACGGCGCTCCAGCCGTCCGGTGACCCGACGGCCCTGTTGCGCCGCCTCGGCCTGCTGACCTGA
- the ilvD gene encoding dihydroxy-acid dehydratase, which produces MPELRSKTSTHGRTMAGARALWRATGMTDDDFGKPIVAIANSFTQFVPGHVHLKDMGGLVADAVAEAGGVGREFNTIAVDDGIAMGHGGMLYSLPSRELIADAVEYMVNAHCADALVCISNCDKITPGMLLAALRLNIPTVFVSGGPMEAGKTVAIEGVVHSKIDLIDAMIASSNEAVTDDQLDAIERSACPTCGSCSGMFTANSMNCLTEAIGLALPGNGSTLATHAARRQLFVEAGRTAVEIAKRWYDQDDASVLPRMVASRAAFENAVALDVAMGGSTNTILHLLAAAREAELDFTVADIDEISRRVPCLAKVAPNSPQYHMEDVHRAGGIPAILGELDRAGLLRRDVHAVHAPSLERWLADWDIRGGSANAEAIELFHAAPGGVRTTEPFSTTNRWSTLDTDAAGGCVRDREHAYTADGGLAILYGNLAPEGCVVKTAGVPEECLTFRGPAKVYESQDDAVAAILAKEIVAGDVVVIRYEGPKGGPGMQEMLYPTSFLKGRGLGRACALLTDGRFSGGTSGLSIGHASPEAASGGLIALVEPGDEIVIDIPTRSIELNVPADVLDARRVAQEKRDRPYTPVDRQRPVSAALRAYASMATSASDGAYRRVPE; this is translated from the coding sequence ATGCCTGAGCTGCGGTCGAAGACCTCCACGCACGGTCGGACGATGGCCGGTGCCCGGGCCCTGTGGCGGGCCACCGGGATGACCGACGACGATTTCGGCAAGCCGATCGTCGCCATCGCGAACAGTTTCACCCAGTTCGTCCCAGGTCACGTACACCTCAAGGACATGGGTGGCCTGGTCGCCGACGCGGTCGCCGAGGCCGGCGGGGTGGGCCGCGAGTTCAACACCATCGCGGTCGACGACGGCATCGCCATGGGCCACGGCGGCATGCTCTACTCCCTGCCCAGCCGGGAGTTGATCGCCGACGCGGTGGAGTACATGGTCAACGCGCACTGCGCGGACGCCCTGGTCTGCATCTCCAACTGCGACAAGATCACTCCGGGCATGCTGCTCGCCGCGCTGCGGCTCAACATCCCGACCGTCTTCGTCTCCGGCGGCCCGATGGAGGCCGGCAAGACGGTGGCGATCGAGGGCGTCGTGCACTCCAAGATCGACTTGATCGACGCGATGATCGCCTCCTCGAACGAGGCGGTCACCGACGACCAGCTCGACGCGATCGAGCGTTCCGCCTGCCCGACCTGCGGTTCCTGCTCGGGCATGTTCACCGCGAACTCGATGAACTGCCTCACCGAGGCGATCGGGCTGGCGCTGCCGGGCAACGGCTCGACGCTTGCCACCCACGCCGCCCGCCGGCAGCTCTTCGTCGAGGCCGGCCGCACCGCCGTGGAGATCGCCAAGCGGTGGTACGACCAGGACGACGCCTCCGTACTACCCCGGATGGTGGCCTCCCGGGCCGCGTTCGAGAACGCCGTCGCCCTGGACGTGGCGATGGGCGGCTCGACAAACACGATCCTGCACCTGCTGGCCGCCGCCCGCGAGGCCGAACTGGACTTCACCGTCGCCGACATCGACGAGATCTCCCGCCGGGTGCCCTGCCTGGCCAAGGTCGCCCCGAACTCGCCGCAGTACCACATGGAGGACGTGCACCGGGCCGGTGGCATCCCGGCCATCCTCGGTGAACTGGATCGCGCCGGCCTGCTGCGGCGGGACGTGCACGCGGTGCACGCCCCCTCGCTGGAGCGCTGGCTGGCCGACTGGGACATCCGCGGCGGCTCGGCCAACGCCGAGGCGATCGAGCTGTTCCACGCAGCGCCGGGCGGAGTGCGCACCACCGAGCCGTTCTCCACCACCAACCGGTGGTCCACGCTGGACACCGACGCGGCCGGGGGCTGCGTGCGCGACCGGGAGCACGCGTACACCGCCGACGGTGGGCTGGCCATCCTCTACGGCAACCTCGCCCCCGAAGGCTGCGTGGTGAAGACCGCCGGGGTGCCCGAGGAGTGCCTGACCTTCCGTGGGCCGGCAAAGGTCTACGAGTCCCAGGATGACGCGGTCGCCGCCATCCTGGCCAAGGAGATCGTCGCCGGGGACGTGGTGGTGATCCGCTACGAGGGCCCGAAGGGCGGCCCCGGCATGCAGGAGATGCTCTACCCCACCTCGTTCCTCAAGGGCCGGGGGCTGGGTCGGGCCTGCGCACTGCTCACCGACGGCCGGTTCTCCGGCGGCACCTCGGGGCTGTCCATCGGGCACGCCTCCCCCGAGGCCGCCTCCGGCGGGCTGATCGCGCTTGTCGAGCCGGGCGACGAGATCGTCATCGACATCCCGACCCGCTCCATCGAGCTGAACGTCCCGGCCGACGTCCTCGACGCCCGCCGGGTCGCCCAGGAGAAGCGGGACCGTCCCTACACCCCCGTCGACCGGCAACGCCCGGTCTCCGCCGCGCTGCGCGCGTACGCCTCGATGGCCACCTCCGCCAGCGACGGCGCCTACCGCCGCGTACCCGAGTGA
- a CDS encoding EAL domain-containing protein: protein MHTPPGLIGAAALSALVALVAGGLLAVAARRRAGPHRQAYALLAVAAAVALLTLLCALVVALNRGGHWPHEPAQDVGWPSVVALGTAVSGLLFCLGLLRMPGVAGSAGSVARLALDGLIVGTALWFVGWVLFTEPTRLLGDATPTSCPAILIASVSAASSTGLAAIMVFRVSAPRRGLAVLAAGITVATCGGLCLAAGLCQAGPVVTSVSAVALASGLLIAALAVHRIDPPGQVAIDVIRHDGEYAVIPMAAMVGSAIYHLLQDGRFDALGVLASSVQGFALVARQYLTLHEARAYARRLAEREAHFRQLAHTDALTGLANRRGLLRALHRCVEAGGPCVLLSLDLDGFKHVNDMRGHDVGDAVLAEVGRRLRGNLRPGDLAARLGGDEFAVLMHGGPTEAGAVAERLLGVLGGGYEQPEGAVFLSVSIGLAGWTDAPDVELLLRHADLALRYAKQRGKNRIERYDGAYDQLLRRRTTLEHELRGAIERDELRLVFQPVASLPSVRPVGAEALLRWRHPELGNVRPDEFIPLAEECGMISTLGAWVLHQACHQLSRWLAEGHDVWVSVNVSPRELHAPEYVVQVAEALRAHHVPPQRLVLEVTEHAVATDLDELIRRLTALRLTGVRIALDDFGAGYSSLGQLRRLPIDILKIDHGLVAEHEPVRPVGRDGPAFAPMVDIVMRLGHQFGLEVIAEGVTTPTELAAVVAAGCRFGQGALFGWGVPAEHLEAMLEAATSPGARPSRPVPAAAGPPSRPVPAAAGPPSRPVLAAGAPSRPVSGERAAGRQPPGQRPGEGVAEQVTPGVAGVPGHATPNSVDQNMGSVDSSREMRQS from the coding sequence GTGCACACACCCCCGGGCCTGATCGGCGCCGCTGCGCTGAGCGCGCTGGTGGCGCTCGTGGCCGGCGGGCTGCTGGCCGTCGCGGCCCGGCGCCGGGCCGGACCTCACCGGCAGGCGTACGCGCTGCTCGCCGTCGCCGCCGCGGTCGCCCTGCTCACCCTGCTCTGCGCGCTGGTCGTGGCGCTGAACCGGGGCGGGCACTGGCCGCACGAGCCGGCCCAGGACGTCGGCTGGCCGAGCGTGGTCGCGCTCGGCACGGCAGTAAGCGGCCTGCTCTTCTGCCTCGGTCTGCTGCGGATGCCCGGGGTGGCCGGCTCGGCGGGCTCGGTCGCCCGGCTCGCCCTGGACGGCCTGATCGTGGGCACGGCGCTGTGGTTCGTCGGCTGGGTGCTCTTCACCGAGCCGACCCGGCTGCTCGGCGACGCCACCCCGACGTCCTGCCCGGCGATCCTGATCGCCTCGGTGAGCGCGGCCTCCAGCACCGGCCTCGCCGCGATCATGGTCTTCCGGGTCTCGGCGCCCCGGCGCGGCCTCGCCGTGCTGGCCGCCGGCATCACCGTGGCCACCTGCGGCGGCCTCTGCCTGGCTGCCGGCCTCTGCCAGGCCGGTCCGGTGGTCACCTCGGTCAGCGCGGTCGCGCTCGCCAGCGGGCTGCTGATCGCCGCGCTGGCCGTGCACCGGATCGACCCGCCCGGCCAGGTTGCCATCGACGTGATCCGGCACGACGGCGAGTACGCGGTGATCCCGATGGCCGCGATGGTCGGCTCGGCGATCTACCACCTGCTCCAGGACGGCCGGTTCGACGCGCTCGGTGTCCTCGCTAGCAGCGTGCAGGGCTTCGCCCTGGTGGCCCGGCAGTACCTCACCCTGCACGAGGCGCGGGCCTACGCCCGGCGGCTCGCCGAGCGGGAGGCGCACTTCCGCCAGCTCGCGCACACCGACGCGCTCACCGGCCTGGCCAACCGGCGCGGGCTGCTGCGGGCGCTGCACCGGTGCGTCGAGGCGGGCGGCCCCTGCGTCCTGCTCAGTCTCGACCTCGACGGCTTCAAGCACGTGAACGACATGCGCGGCCACGACGTCGGCGACGCGGTGCTGGCCGAGGTCGGCCGACGACTGCGCGGCAACCTGCGCCCCGGTGACCTGGCCGCCCGGCTCGGTGGGGACGAGTTCGCGGTGCTCATGCACGGTGGCCCCACCGAGGCGGGGGCAGTCGCCGAGCGGCTGCTGGGCGTGCTCGGCGGCGGCTACGAGCAGCCAGAGGGGGCGGTGTTCCTCTCGGTGAGCATCGGACTGGCCGGCTGGACCGACGCGCCCGACGTCGAGCTGCTGCTGCGGCACGCGGATCTCGCGCTGCGCTACGCCAAGCAGCGCGGCAAGAACCGGATCGAGCGCTACGACGGTGCCTACGACCAGCTGCTGCGTCGGCGTACCACGCTGGAGCACGAGCTGCGCGGCGCGATCGAGCGCGACGAGCTACGGCTGGTCTTCCAGCCGGTGGCCTCCCTGCCCTCGGTCCGTCCGGTCGGTGCCGAGGCGCTGCTCCGCTGGCGCCACCCGGAGCTGGGCAACGTCCGCCCGGACGAGTTCATCCCGCTGGCCGAGGAGTGCGGGATGATCTCCACACTCGGTGCCTGGGTGCTGCACCAGGCCTGTCACCAGCTGTCCCGCTGGCTGGCCGAGGGGCACGACGTCTGGGTGTCGGTGAACGTCTCCCCACGGGAGCTGCACGCACCCGAGTACGTGGTCCAGGTCGCCGAGGCGCTGCGCGCCCACCACGTCCCGCCGCAGCGGTTGGTGCTTGAGGTCACCGAGCACGCGGTCGCCACCGACCTGGACGAGCTGATCCGGCGACTCACCGCGTTGCGGCTGACCGGCGTACGGATCGCCCTTGACGATTTCGGCGCCGGCTACTCCTCGCTGGGGCAGCTTCGCCGGCTGCCGATCGACATCCTCAAGATCGACCACGGGCTGGTGGCCGAGCACGAGCCGGTACGGCCGGTCGGCCGCGACGGTCCGGCCTTCGCGCCGATGGTCGACATCGTCATGCGGTTGGGGCACCAGTTCGGCCTGGAGGTCATCGCCGAGGGGGTGACCACCCCCACGGAGCTGGCCGCGGTGGTGGCCGCCGGCTGCCGTTTCGGCCAGGGTGCGCTGTTCGGCTGGGGCGTACCGGCCGAGCACCTGGAGGCGATGCTGGAGGCGGCCACCTCACCGGGCGCCCGACCGAGCCGCCCGGTGCCGGCAGCGGCCGGCCCACCGAGCCGCCCGGTGCCGGCAGCGGCCGGCCCACCGAGCCGCCCGGTGCTGGCCGCCGGCGCGCCGAGTCGGCCGGTGTCGGGGGAGCGTGCGGCCGGCCGCCAACCGCCCGGTCAACGCCCCGGCGAGGGGGTCGCCGAGCAGGTCACGCCGGGTGTGGCCGGCGTGCCGGGGCATGCCACGCCGAACTCCGTGGACCAAAATATGGGATCAGTTGACTCATCGCGTGAGATGCGTCAGTCTTGA
- a CDS encoding acetolactate synthase large subunit, translating to MTRPTPETLAHSARRARTAVEAPGDTESVRPAATPVRSAPAQVSGAGSLVRSLEALGVDVVFGIPGGAILPAYDPLYDSTVRHILVRHEQGAGHAATGYAQATGRVGVCIATSGPGATNLVTPIADAYMDSVPLVAITGQVARPAIGTDAFQEADIQGITLPITKHNFLVQDASEIPRVLAEAFHLAATGRPGPVLVDIPKDVLQASTAFAWPPTLDLPGYRPTLHPHGKQIREAARLMTGARRPVLYVGGGVLKAGATEGLRRLAELTGIPVVTTLMALGAFPDSHRQHLGMPGMHGTVAAVYGLQKADLIVALGARFDDRVTGKLDSFAPDATVVHADIDPAEIGKNRHADVPIVGDARHVIDELLAAVTAERTAGRTPDLADWWTQLDDLRERYPLGYEEPSDGTLSPQYVIKRLGEIAGPDAIYVAGVGQHQMWASQFISYEKPQTWLNSGGLGTMGYAVPAAMGAKVGKPDTVVWAIDGDGCFQMTNQELATCALEGIPVKIAVINNGNLGMVRQWQTLFYGERYSNTDLGTHKHRIPDFVKLAEALGCVGLRCETAEDVDKTIEAAMSINDAPVVIDFVVGKDAMVWPMVAAGTSNDEIMFARGVRPVFDEDDI from the coding sequence ATGACGAGACCCACGCCAGAGACCCTCGCCCACTCCGCCCGGCGCGCCCGTACCGCCGTCGAGGCCCCGGGCGACACCGAATCCGTCCGCCCCGCCGCCACGCCGGTACGCTCCGCCCCGGCCCAGGTCTCGGGTGCCGGCTCGCTGGTGCGCTCGCTGGAGGCGCTCGGCGTCGACGTCGTCTTCGGCATCCCGGGTGGCGCGATCCTGCCGGCGTACGACCCGCTCTACGACTCGACCGTCCGGCACATCCTGGTCCGGCACGAGCAGGGCGCCGGCCACGCCGCCACCGGCTACGCGCAGGCCACCGGCCGGGTCGGGGTGTGCATCGCCACCTCCGGACCGGGCGCGACGAACCTGGTCACCCCGATCGCCGACGCGTACATGGACTCGGTGCCGCTGGTGGCGATCACCGGCCAGGTGGCCCGTCCGGCGATCGGCACGGACGCCTTCCAGGAGGCGGACATCCAGGGCATCACGCTGCCGATCACCAAGCACAACTTCTTGGTGCAGGACGCCAGCGAGATCCCGCGCGTGCTGGCCGAGGCGTTCCACCTGGCCGCGACCGGTCGGCCCGGCCCGGTGCTGGTGGACATCCCCAAGGACGTCCTTCAGGCGTCCACCGCGTTCGCCTGGCCGCCCACCCTGGACCTGCCCGGTTACCGGCCCACCCTGCACCCGCACGGCAAGCAGATCCGGGAAGCGGCGCGGCTGATGACCGGCGCCCGGCGTCCGGTGCTCTACGTCGGCGGCGGCGTGCTCAAGGCCGGTGCCACCGAGGGCCTGCGGCGGTTGGCCGAGCTGACCGGCATCCCGGTGGTCACCACGCTGATGGCCCTCGGCGCGTTCCCCGACTCGCACCGGCAGCACCTGGGCATGCCGGGCATGCACGGCACCGTCGCCGCGGTCTACGGCCTCCAGAAGGCCGACCTGATCGTGGCGCTCGGCGCCCGGTTCGACGACCGGGTCACCGGCAAGCTGGACTCCTTCGCCCCGGACGCCACGGTGGTGCACGCCGACATCGACCCGGCCGAGATCGGCAAGAACCGGCACGCGGACGTGCCGATCGTCGGCGATGCCCGGCACGTGATCGACGAACTGCTCGCGGCGGTCACCGCCGAGCGGACGGCCGGGCGTACGCCCGACCTCGCCGACTGGTGGACGCAGCTCGACGACCTGCGCGAGCGGTACCCGCTGGGCTACGAGGAGCCCTCCGACGGCACCCTCTCTCCGCAGTACGTGATCAAGCGGCTGGGGGAGATCGCCGGACCGGACGCGATCTACGTGGCCGGCGTCGGCCAGCATCAGATGTGGGCCTCCCAGTTCATCTCGTACGAGAAGCCGCAGACCTGGCTCAACTCCGGTGGCCTCGGCACCATGGGCTACGCGGTGCCGGCGGCGATGGGCGCCAAGGTCGGCAAGCCCGACACGGTGGTCTGGGCGATCGACGGCGACGGCTGCTTCCAGATGACCAACCAGGAGTTGGCCACCTGTGCCCTGGAGGGCATCCCGGTCAAGATCGCCGTGATCAACAACGGCAATCTCGGCATGGTCCGCCAGTGGCAGACGCTGTTCTACGGCGAGCGTTACTCCAACACCGATCTCGGCACCCACAAGCACCGGATCCCGGACTTCGTCAAGCTCGCCGAGGCGCTCGGCTGCGTCGGGCTGCGCTGCGAGACCGCCGAGGACGTGGACAAGACGATCGAGGCGGCGATGTCGATAAACGACGCGCCGGTGGTCATCGACTTCGTGGTCGGCAAGGACGCCATGGTCTGGCCGATGGTCGCCGCCGGCACCAGCAACGACGAGATCATGTTCGCCCGTGGCGTCCGCCCGGTCTTCGACGAAGACGACATCTAG
- the ilvN gene encoding acetolactate synthase small subunit, which yields MTMHTLSVLVENKPGVLARVSGLFSRRGFNIDSLAVGETENPDVSRITIVVNAESSPLEQVTKQLNKLVNVLKIVELDASTSVARELLLVKVRADRNARSQVLETVNLFRARVVDVAPDTLTIEATGTADKLDALLRDLEPFGIKEMVQSGLVAIGRGSRAITAGPALRAA from the coding sequence GTGACGATGCACACCCTCTCCGTGCTGGTGGAGAACAAGCCGGGCGTACTGGCCCGGGTCTCCGGGCTGTTCTCCCGGCGCGGCTTCAACATCGACAGTCTCGCGGTGGGCGAGACGGAGAACCCGGACGTCTCGCGGATCACGATCGTGGTCAACGCCGAGTCCTCCCCGCTGGAGCAGGTCACCAAGCAGCTCAACAAGCTGGTCAACGTACTCAAGATCGTCGAGCTGGATGCGTCGACCTCGGTGGCCCGGGAGTTGCTGCTGGTGAAGGTGCGTGCCGACCGCAACGCCCGGAGCCAGGTGCTGGAGACGGTCAACCTGTTCCGGGCCCGGGTGGTCGACGTGGCCCCGGACACCCTCACCATCGAGGCCACCGGCACCGCCGACAAGCTCGACGCGCTGCTGCGCGACCTTGAGCCCTTCGGCATCAAGGAAATGGTCCAGTCGGGCCTGGTGGCGATCGGGCGCGGCTCGCGTGCGATCACCGCCGGTCCGGCCCTGCGGGCCGCCTGA
- the ilvC gene encoding ketol-acid reductoisomerase yields MSVEVYYDDDADLSLIQAKKVAVIGYGSQGHAHALSLRDSGVDVVIGLPEGSKSRPKAEEQGLRVLTPAEAAAEADVIMILAPDTAQRHIYAESIAPNLSAGKAIFFGHGFNIRYGLIKPPADVDVAMVAPKGPGHLVRRQYVDGKGVPCLVAVEQDGSGNALALALSYAKGIGGTRAGVIKTTFKEETETDLFGEQAVLCGGAAALVQTGFEVLTEAGYAPEVAYFECLHELKLIVDLMYEGGIARMRYSVSDTAEYGDLSRGPRVVDSRVKEEMRKILTEVQNGEFAREWVAEDEAGRPNFRKWQAEGAAHPIEETGAKLRGMMSWVDRPITETA; encoded by the coding sequence ATGAGCGTTGAGGTGTACTACGACGACGACGCCGACCTGAGCCTGATCCAGGCGAAGAAGGTCGCCGTGATCGGGTACGGCAGCCAGGGCCACGCCCACGCGCTGTCGCTGCGCGACTCGGGGGTCGACGTGGTGATCGGTCTGCCGGAGGGCTCGAAGAGCCGGCCGAAGGCCGAGGAGCAGGGCCTGCGGGTGCTCACCCCGGCCGAGGCGGCGGCCGAGGCCGACGTGATCATGATCCTCGCGCCGGACACCGCGCAGCGCCACATCTACGCCGAGTCGATCGCACCGAACCTCAGCGCGGGCAAGGCGATCTTCTTCGGGCACGGTTTCAACATCCGGTACGGGCTGATCAAGCCGCCGGCCGACGTGGATGTGGCGATGGTCGCCCCGAAGGGCCCCGGCCACCTGGTCCGCCGGCAGTACGTCGACGGCAAGGGCGTGCCCTGCCTGGTCGCCGTCGAGCAGGACGGCAGCGGCAACGCCCTGGCGCTGGCCCTGTCGTACGCCAAGGGCATCGGTGGTACCCGCGCGGGTGTCATCAAGACCACGTTCAAGGAGGAGACCGAGACGGATCTCTTCGGCGAGCAGGCGGTGCTCTGCGGCGGCGCGGCGGCCCTGGTGCAGACCGGCTTCGAGGTGCTCACCGAGGCCGGCTACGCCCCCGAGGTGGCCTACTTCGAGTGCCTGCACGAGCTGAAGCTCATCGTGGACCTGATGTACGAGGGCGGCATCGCCCGGATGCGCTACAGCGTCTCCGACACCGCCGAGTACGGCGACCTCTCCCGGGGGCCGCGGGTCGTCGACAGCCGGGTCAAGGAGGAGATGCGCAAGATCCTCACCGAGGTCCAGAACGGCGAGTTCGCCCGCGAGTGGGTGGCTGAGGACGAGGCCGGCCGGCCCAACTTCCGCAAGTGGCAGGCCGAGGGCGCGGCGCACCCGATCGAGGAGACCGGTGCGAAGCTGCGCGGCATGATGAGCTGGGTGGACCGCCCGATCACCGAGACCGCCTGA
- the serA gene encoding phosphoglycerate dehydrogenase, whose translation MTPVVLIAEELAPAAIEVLAHDFDVRHVDGTDRPALLSALSEADAVIVRSATQIDAEAIAAAPRLKVVARAGVGLDNVEVPAATARGVMVVNAPTSNIVSAAEQAVALLLAVARNTASASAALKAGEWKRSKYTGVEIQGKTVGVVGLGRIGVLFAQRIAAFGTRLIAYDPYIQPARAAQLGVRLVGLEELLRESDFISIHLPKTPETVGLIGEKELSIVKPGVRIVNAARGGLIDEQALADALAEGRVGGAGVDVYAKEPCTSSPLFAFDNVVATPHLGASTAEAQDKAGLAVAKSVKLALQGEFVPDAVNVQAGGVVAEDVRPLLPLAEKLGRAFTALAGGVAASVTIEVRGEIVDHDVSVLKLAATKGLFSSVVEEQVTYVNAPHLAAQRGVEVTLTTQTETVEHPVLVTVRGALPDGRTVSVSGTVTHAGSRDLLKLTEVDGFDVEIGAEGILLFLRYADRPGVVGTVGTLLGEAGINIAAMQVARREAGGETLMTLTVDQALGADLLTSAADSIGATAASAADLRDE comes from the coding sequence ATGACTCCTGTCGTACTGATCGCCGAAGAACTTGCCCCCGCCGCCATCGAGGTGCTCGCCCACGACTTCGACGTCCGGCACGTCGACGGCACCGACCGCCCGGCCCTGCTCTCCGCGCTGTCCGAGGCCGACGCCGTCATCGTCCGTAGCGCCACCCAGATCGACGCCGAGGCGATCGCCGCCGCGCCGCGGCTGAAGGTCGTGGCCCGCGCTGGTGTGGGTCTGGACAACGTCGAGGTGCCGGCCGCCACCGCCCGGGGTGTCATGGTCGTCAACGCCCCCACCTCCAACATCGTCTCCGCCGCCGAGCAGGCGGTCGCGCTGCTGCTCGCGGTCGCCCGCAACACCGCAAGCGCCAGCGCCGCGCTCAAGGCGGGGGAGTGGAAGCGCTCGAAGTACACCGGCGTCGAGATCCAGGGCAAGACCGTCGGCGTGGTCGGCCTCGGCCGCATCGGCGTGCTGTTCGCGCAGCGCATCGCCGCGTTCGGCACCCGGCTGATCGCGTACGACCCGTACATCCAGCCGGCCCGGGCCGCGCAGCTCGGGGTACGCCTGGTCGGGCTGGAGGAGCTGCTGCGGGAGAGCGACTTCATCTCGATCCACCTGCCGAAGACCCCGGAGACCGTGGGCCTGATCGGTGAGAAGGAACTGTCGATCGTCAAGCCGGGCGTACGGATCGTCAACGCCGCGCGCGGCGGCCTGATCGACGAGCAGGCCCTCGCCGACGCGCTCGCCGAGGGCCGGGTCGGCGGTGCCGGGGTGGACGTGTACGCCAAGGAGCCCTGCACCTCCTCGCCGCTGTTCGCCTTCGACAACGTGGTGGCCACCCCGCACCTGGGCGCCTCCACCGCCGAGGCGCAGGACAAGGCGGGTCTGGCCGTGGCGAAGAGCGTGAAGCTGGCGTTGCAGGGCGAATTCGTGCCGGACGCGGTGAACGTGCAGGCCGGTGGCGTGGTCGCCGAGGACGTCCGCCCGCTGCTGCCGCTGGCCGAGAAGCTCGGCCGCGCCTTCACCGCGCTGGCCGGCGGCGTCGCCGCAAGCGTCACCATCGAGGTGCGGGGCGAGATCGTCGACCACGACGTCTCGGTGCTCAAGCTCGCCGCGACCAAGGGGCTGTTCAGCTCGGTGGTCGAGGAGCAGGTGACCTACGTCAACGCGCCGCACCTGGCCGCCCAGCGCGGGGTCGAGGTGACGCTGACCACGCAGACCGAGACCGTGGAGCACCCGGTCCTGGTGACCGTACGCGGCGCGCTGCCCGACGGCCGCACGGTGAGCGTCTCCGGCACGGTGACCCACGCCGGCAGCCGGGACCTGCTCAAGCTGACCGAGGTGGACGGCTTCGACGTGGAGATCGGCGCGGAGGGCATCCTGCTCTTCCTGCGCTACGCCGACCGTCCGGGGGTGGTCGGCACCGTGGGCACCCTGCTCGGTGAGGCCGGCATCAACATCGCGGCGATGCAGGTGGCCCGGCGCGAGGCCGGCGGCGAGACGCTGATGACCCTCACCGTCGACCAGGCGCTCGGTGCGGACCTGCTCACCTCGGCCGCCGACTCCATCGGCGCGACCGCGGCCAGCGCGGCCGACCTGCGCGACGAGTAG